GCTTAATTTCTTCTGTTCAGCCATTCTCCTTCCATTCTGCTCTGTTTCAGATCAATAAACATGTGCTATAAGTTGTAAGAGAAGTGGAACTGAGGTCATTCAAATATATCCCCTCGGGGACTGTTACTCTGCACTGAGTGCATCTGAGTTTAGAGGAATACAATAAAGACTGACCCCAGCAATATCTTCTTCATCAGGTCAAAACCCATATCCAGAACGCATAGAGTAAGACGTTTAACatgaacaaaataataaatgtccCCCAAGTAATACCTGTAGTGAGAGCTGAGTTTACTGGTGCAGCAGATTAGGAAAAACTGGCAAGGCAAGGTCAAGAACATTGCTGTCCACAAATGCAGCTTTGCTAAGGGGGGTTTCTGATGTGATTTCATGCTGCAGTAGAACTATGGGATATTTTGGAATATTACACATGCCATATGGAGTTCCATTAATCAtaccaggagcagagggggtatTTCTGAGATGAACAGAGTGCTGAGGGATTACTAGTGGAAGAAGTTACCTGATTTTCCAGTTTCATGCTCAAGTTGCCCCCTCCAGTCACGTCTGAGATTAAAGACATCCTCATCACTGGAGTGGCGCATAGACACATTCACTGGAATTCTTATCCCGGCTCTTAAGAAGTCCTGCCAGGGCCATTAAGGCTTCCCTCAGCCCCTCGCCAGTGTGAGCACTGCACCCTCTCAGCTCCCAGCTTCGGCCACTGAACCATTCGAGATTCAGCATCTCCCGCAGCTCTGAGAGAGACAGGGACCTTGGCAGCTCCTGCTTGTTGGCCAGAAGCAAGACTGGAACCCCTGTCATGTTTACGTTGTTCAGAACTTTCTCCAGTTCAGCCATTGCCTCTGGCAGCCGGGTTTTGTCGGCACTGTCCAGCACAAAGATGAGAGTGTCCGTGTCTTCCAGATAGTCCTTCCAGCTAGTGCGGAGTTTGGCTTGGCCACCCACATCCCAGAGAGTCACGGGTAGATGACACGGGGTTTTCAGAGACTCCACATTGAAGCCCACTGTCGGGAAAGTCTCCACAACCTCGTTGCTCTTCAATTTAGACAAGATGGTGGATTTGCCAGCAAAATCCAGTCCCAGCATCACCACCCGGGCGTCTCTTTTGTACCAAGCCTTGGAGCTCaaggtccccattgtgctgctGCTGAAATCTTGTTgaaaaattgtaaataaaaaattattcCTTTCCAAAGAGAAACATTCTTACTGCATCTAATAATGGCACTGTCTGGTAGAGTGACTAAACTTTTGAAAGGGGTGGGGTTCagctggcccccagcccctctgtctGAGAGAATACTTTGGATTCACGTGTAATATTTGCTGCAGAAAGAAACAATCAGCTTCCCTGCTTTCCTTTGTAGCTAAAACAAGGTGAGTGATATTATTTATGAGGGGTGCAGCAGAGCTTGAAATAACAAATGGCCTCTGTGTTCCTGCTTTGCTGTCTCTAAATTCCATGTTCAGCTGCAACCCAAAACTGCCAAGGGTTAGGGGAAAACAGACCTTTTAAGGAGAGGTGACAGGATTGTGTAATCAGTTTCCTCCTCATGTTGCACAGAAACAAAACTGATGTTTTGTCCACCAGCCTCTCCAGGGGAAATCCACCCCCACCACAGGGCAGAGGGAACTGAATTGTTGCACTTGTGACAATCAGAGGCTGGTAGGTCATCACTTTCGAGAACAGCAGCCAACGCAGTGAAAAGGCTTCTGAGCCACTCTTAAGttaagggaagaaaaataatctTCCCCGTAGTAGCGGCTTTCaccagctgctgtgcagacaaTAGAAATGGagatttaaagaaatatttaaatgatattttaaatgtctcattgaaatgcagccagcaaAAACCAAGAGGTGGAAGGACTAAAGTGCTTTAGAGTGAATCCCAAATGAATGAAACATGGGTCAGTCTTCTATGGCAATAGCAAATACTACTTTATCACAAAAACAGTACATTGTGTAGCTAGACAGACACAACCTGAGAGTGATACATACCAATAGAGCGGTAGGATGAATAGGAGGAGATTTTGTGGTACTTGAATATCTTGCAGAGGCACTCAGACAAGAGCTGCTCTTTTCCGCCTGGTGGTTGTGCAGTACGCCAGCAAAATAGATCCTTAAACTGTGGCGGGACCTGCACACTAACAGTCTGGTCAGATACACACAGGACAACGCAAGCCAGGCAGAGAGATTGTAAATCTCTGGTTATTGTGTCAGCAGAGAGCTTGTGTCTCTAACCACTTGACCtaaacacagagaaagagacaagcaggaatttcattttcttttctataaCCCCCCGAGCATCTTCCACGTTCCTGTGAAAGCTGCAGATATCATCTGATGTTACCCGAGTGAAGGATCCACAATACAAACCACCATTTTTCTGCGCAGCCAGGCTGGATGATTTTCATTATAGCCTGTGGAAGTGACTCCTTGATCAGCTGTAGAAGTCACTGGTGAACAATGGTAGGCACTTGCCCCCATTGGGGCTGCTTGTGTTGTCTTTGCAGCACTCATGGCCGCTGGTGGTCTGGTGATTAAGGCACCGATCCTCAAAAGTACTTAAGTCTTGCTTCACTCAGCGTTGTAACCTCTAAGCAGTCTGCTGCCCAGTGGAGTCCTCCGCCTCGAACCAGGTGCCCAGGCATgccatacaatgcatggggagagttagatgcctaagAAAGGGATCCTCAGAAACTGACTAGCTgaatggggagctgcctaagctcaCCAGAACTGAAATGGAGAGGAGAATGGCTTAGGCACCTATGCAGCTGTTTTGGCATGTCTGGCTGATGAGTCTCCCTCTGCTCAGGATCCTCAGCCACGAGCCCTCTCCTGGAActaggcacctaagccaggtcagtcACTTAGGTAACCCATGTCCTAGCAGTCAAAAcaggctctgtctctctcacgTGTGATAGCTCTCTCACACTTGCCCTATGTTTCTGTGTGCCCACAACTGTCTTTTGTATGCTGTCTTTTGTGCTATGCCTCCCCTAATGGTGGCCTGcacccagccctcctgctgcagggtcTGACAACTATCAGGTCttatgttactcctgggggaattctgtgtcactgaGCACGTGCAGAATTAATGGACCCTCCAGACCTTTTtcctctgcagaaaatacattctgctggagaGGCGCTGCAGTTAcgcctttcacccaccaggggatgctgtggcaccagaacagagggCAGCTGAACAGCTCACTGTAGCAGCCAGCAGAGAGTCTGTGTTCCTCACAGCATCCTGTCCACAGGGCCAGGTGAGGAAGCACGGCATATGGTGGGGGACAGACTGTGGGGGGCATGGGGCTGCTGCGAGGGATCACATAGACTGgagttcagaagggctagtgggggggacagactggggtgggagctgaatgggagtgggggtgcagggacactgTGGAGCAGGGggatgcagggccacatggtgataGGGGATggctgagggggtgcagggacacaaggggatggggagggatgcattTGGAtaggggagggagtgcagggacaccggggggaggagggtggctgagtgggggtgcagggacacatagggatagaggcagatgtgcctgactgaatggaaaAGGCTAGGGATCagtcagggtctgcatgggggaggtttCCCTACTCCCTAGCAATTCCTCccgtccccccccaaaaaacaacaacaacaaaaccctgttccatacttctctcacccacacccaataaccctccaggttcactcccaggctccttccctgcacttacttccctctccctcagctcttccattacccctgactcccccaagcctttgcactgcttctgaggggtgtgggaaatacgtTTCTATATTgcagtttaaattaattattactcagagttctgtattaacatgcctagtaaagaatctatttgtcaaaaacatttcctggatcttttttgttgtctgtattgttacagacatacttgctgataggtattttgaaacaaattaccaaaataattgaaactggcatggttatattgtgttatttctgacaaataaaatatgcagaattttaaaatattgtgcgtggaatttttaattttttggtgcagaatttccccaggagtattaCATGTGCCCAGAGCACACCTACcagttcggcactggtgagattGGCTTTCCCCTGCTTAGTGTGAGAATCCTACTGTGGGGCCTCTGGGACGTCAGCTTGAGCGAGGGTTCCAATGTGCTCATTAGCTGTGTGGAGTGGTGTCAGGGCTTAAGTGGCTTTGCAAATGCTGAGTGGCAGAAATGTAGGCACCTTAGGGATTTAAGCAGCTATAGGATTAGCTAGCAGTCAAGTAATGGGTTTGAAAATGTCGGTGGCACCTAAAGAGGTAGATAGGCCCAGAGCCTAAAAGGCACCTAAGAGAGTAGAGGCTAGGAATGAAACCCAGATTTGATGCAAAGTACTGCAGAGGACTATAAGGCCAatcaataaatattttgttaaatgcTAATGGATCTGGGGATACAGCTCTTGGTACTTACGTGCTCCTATCCTCTTCATTCCTGCACATCTTCTGTGTGGTTTGATGGTATATATGGTACAAGTTCATTCTATCTAGCTAGGTTTATGTAGCATTTTATAAGTTCCTCTAAGGAAGCTGATATACACATACAGTAAGTGAGGGTGCGGTTTCTACAAATGCATGAATAACTGAGTATTGCAAATATGATGCAATGGGTCTCTATTGCATCATCATCTGGTATGCTATGGAAATAGGTATCATCTGAAATATGGGGGGAAATAAATCCAGAATAGCCTATACAGATGTGGGGAAGACACTATACAAAATGATATTGTATCAGAATCTGCTTCATTATATATCGTCTCTCCCAGCAGCAAAATGCAGAGCATAGGGTTTAAACAGTACAGCGATGGGCCTTTgccacaaagttcagatctggagccAAACACTCCCCAAGTTCAGGGAGTGGCGACATGGATCAGGTGTCACCTCTTGTAGAGCCAGATGCCAGCTGTGGAAGTTTTGAACTGGATCCAGACTTCCTAAGGTATGGGGATATTAGTATCTTAGAACGGGGTGTGGTCTGAGAGAAGCTTTCAAGGCTGAACACACAGACAGTATTGTGAACATCATCTCCCCAAGAAGTATGATGAGCAAGAGGAGTAATCAATAGAAAGCAACCAGGTGGAGGGCCTGGCTCTAAATTGCTTGCCCCAATAACATGCTCTCAGATGCCATTTCAACTGAATCATGGTATTTTTACTCTCTAAAATTCAGAGTGTATTCCCGTTTTTAGGCAGTTTCCAGAAGATAATGGGAAGAAAGTGTCAAAACAAATTTCAAAGTTTCAACTACCTACCCTATCTAATGAtatgctccctcccacccacacataCACAACTGTAGTATCTGACCAAATGTGGGAGTGTTCATGAAACCCATGTCTTACATTTGCATGTGCAGCAGCTATTCATGAATTTAGCATTTCATCCAATCATGGCACAGAAACATTACCCCGGGACGTGTTTGGTGAGTCACCCCAACCAAGCAGCACAGCTCAAATTTTAAATCCGTCCTATTGAACATTCACAGCAAATTGTTCATAATAAAGCCATAAACTAGGAAATCGCACCCCCTAGAAACATCATTGAATAAAGTGGAGTAAATCTCTCTTTGCTGGCAGGTATCCTGCGAGAACACTGGATAATTAATgcaactctgcagctcccctgTCTGCACTTTCTTAGCTCTTTGTCCCTGGGCTGTTGCCTGTTCTATCCTTGCCACTCACGCCAACCACCTGTGCACAAACCCACCCTGCACAGTCTATTCCATCCCCATCCTTTGCCTTTTTCATATCCTTTGTAAGGATCCAGAGGCCTGGAACATGAGTCTGCAGGGCTCCAGGTGACTAACGCTTCCATGCCACCATCTGGCAGCCATGGTAGACCCACAATTCATGCACTATCAGCCCTGGGGGGAACTAAGCACCACAGGAAGTGCCACCCATGGAAGACCCAATCAGCAGGCCCACTATTTAAGCATGGAAGGTGT
The nucleotide sequence above comes from Caretta caretta isolate rCarCar2 chromosome 1, rCarCar1.hap1, whole genome shotgun sequence. Encoded proteins:
- the ARL11 gene encoding ADP-ribosylation factor-like protein 11 gives rise to the protein MGTLSSKAWYKRDARVVMLGLDFAGKSTILSKLKSNEVVETFPTVGFNVESLKTPCHLPVTLWDVGGQAKLRTSWKDYLEDTDTLIFVLDSADKTRLPEAMAELEKVLNNVNMTGVPVLLLANKQELPRSLSLSELREMLNLEWFSGRSWELRGCSAHTGEGLREALMALAGLLKSRDKNSSECVYAPLQ